In Shinella sp. XGS7, a single genomic region encodes these proteins:
- the fliQ gene encoding flagellar biosynthesis protein FliQ — protein MDAQQVFTFGQQGLYMLLMVAAPILLVVLAVGVLVSVFQAATQINEATLSFVPKVLAAVLVLAVAGPWMMTTLVEYIQRTLQTIPQVVG, from the coding sequence ATGGATGCCCAACAAGTCTTCACTTTCGGCCAGCAAGGCCTGTACATGCTGCTGATGGTGGCCGCGCCCATTCTGCTGGTGGTGCTGGCGGTCGGCGTGCTGGTCAGCGTGTTCCAGGCCGCCACCCAGATCAATGAGGCCACGCTGTCCTTCGTGCCCAAGGTGCTCGCCGCGGTGCTGGTGCTGGCCGTGGCCGGCCCCTGGATGATGACCACCCTGGTCGAGTACATCCAGCGCACCTTGCAAACCATTCCGCAGGTCGTCGGCTAA
- the fliP gene encoding flagellar type III secretion system pore protein FliP (The bacterial flagellar biogenesis protein FliP forms a type III secretion system (T3SS)-type pore required for flagellar assembly.): protein MRPELLRRAALGAVLLLAGGAALAQSAPPPATLPLLVGQGPGGSSFSVPIQTLLFFTALGFLPAVLLMMTGFTRIVIVLSLMRQALGTQAAPPNQVIIGLSLFLTFFVMSPTLDKVYEQAWQPYSAGQIGFDEALKRAEVPMRGFMLKQTRQSDVALFSRLAKLEGEVKPEALPFRVLVPAFVTSELKSAFQIAFLIFIPFLVIDMIVSSVLMSLGMMMLSPVLVALPFKLMLFVLADGWNLLLGSLAASFAQ from the coding sequence ATGCGTCCTGAGCTTTTGCGCCGCGCGGCCCTGGGGGCCGTGCTGCTGCTGGCCGGTGGCGCCGCCCTGGCCCAGAGCGCGCCGCCCCCCGCCACCCTGCCCCTGCTGGTGGGCCAGGGGCCTGGCGGCAGCAGCTTCTCGGTGCCCATCCAGACCCTGCTCTTCTTCACCGCCCTGGGCTTTCTGCCCGCGGTGCTGCTGATGATGACGGGCTTCACCCGCATCGTCATCGTGCTGTCCCTGATGCGCCAGGCCCTGGGCACCCAGGCCGCGCCGCCCAACCAGGTCATCATCGGGCTCTCGCTCTTCCTGACCTTCTTCGTGATGAGCCCCACGCTGGACAAGGTCTACGAGCAGGCCTGGCAGCCCTATTCGGCCGGACAGATCGGCTTTGACGAGGCGCTCAAGCGCGCCGAAGTGCCCATGCGCGGCTTCATGCTCAAGCAGACCCGCCAGTCCGATGTAGCCCTGTTCTCGCGCCTGGCCAAGCTAGAGGGCGAGGTCAAGCCCGAGGCCCTGCCCTTTCGCGTGCTGGTGCCGGCCTTCGTGACCAGCGAGCTCAAGAGCGCCTTCCAGATCGCCTTCCTGATCTTCATTCCCTTTCTGGTGATCGACATGATCGTCTCCAGCGTGCTGATGAGCCTGGGCATGATGATGCTGTCGCCGGTGCTGGTGGCCCTGCCCTTCAAGCTCATGCTCTTTGTGCTGGCCGATGGCTGGAACCTGCTGCTGGGCTCCCTGGCCGCCAGCTTCGCCCAATAG
- a CDS encoding flagellar biosynthetic protein FliO, protein MSNSNLLPLLWFVAILALIPAILWLLKRTPLGGAAAQGQMRTVAVLQLSPNQRLLTVEVGQGEDRRWLVLGVTAQQISTLHVMPPQAEAAPGAGSPTLPPFAQLLKSKLRKESGDAS, encoded by the coding sequence ATGAGCAATAGCAACCTCCTGCCCCTTCTCTGGTTTGTCGCCATCCTGGCGCTGATCCCCGCCATCCTGTGGCTGCTCAAGCGCACGCCCCTGGGCGGCGCCGCCGCTCAGGGCCAGATGCGCACCGTGGCGGTGCTGCAGCTTTCCCCCAACCAGCGCCTGCTGACCGTGGAGGTGGGCCAGGGCGAGGACCGCCGCTGGCTGGTGCTGGGCGTGACCGCCCAGCAGATCAGCACCCTGCATGTGATGCCGCCCCAGGCCGAGGCCGCGCCGGGCGCGGGCTCGCCCACCCTGCCCCCGTTCGCCCAGCTGCTCAAGAGCAAGCTGCGCAAGGAGAGCGGTGATGCGTCCTGA
- the fliN gene encoding flagellar motor switch protein FliN, giving the protein MSPDTPSQEEQDAMAAEWAAALAEAKPAEVAEEVQAAPEQVAPASFANFSPTPVNAAGSDINMILDIPVQLTVELGRTRIPIKNILQLAQGSVVELDALAGEPMDVLVNGYLIAQGEVVVVNDKFGIRLTDIVTPSERMRRLSKA; this is encoded by the coding sequence ATGTCACCTGACACCCCATCCCAAGAAGAACAGGACGCGATGGCGGCCGAATGGGCCGCCGCACTCGCCGAAGCCAAGCCCGCCGAGGTGGCCGAGGAGGTGCAGGCCGCGCCCGAACAGGTCGCGCCGGCCAGCTTCGCCAACTTCAGCCCCACCCCGGTCAATGCGGCGGGCAGCGACATCAATATGATCCTGGACATCCCGGTCCAGCTCACGGTTGAACTCGGCCGCACCCGCATTCCGATCAAGAACATCCTGCAGCTGGCCCAGGGCTCGGTGGTGGAGCTGGACGCCCTGGCCGGCGAGCCCATGGACGTGCTGGTCAACGGCTACCTGATCGCCCAGGGCGAGGTGGTGGTGGTGAACGACAAGTTCGGCATCCGCCTGACCGATATCGTCACGCCCTCGGAGCGCATGCGCCGGCTCTCAAAAGCCTGA
- the fliM gene encoding flagellar motor switch protein FliM: MNQQILSQDEVDALLQGITGESQKLEAEEEQVGGIRDYNLASQERIVRGRMPTMEIINERFARNIRVGLFNFIRKSPEVAIGGIKVQKYSAFLREIVVPTNFNIVSVRPLRGSGLIVCDPTLVFAVIDSLFGGIGKFHARIEGRDFSATEQRVILRLVEVITAEYQKAWKGVYPLELDYQRSEMQPQFANIATPSEIVVSTSFTLEIGETSGTVYFCIPYSTLEPIRDVLYSTTVGDSAEPDRRWVNLLKHQIQAAEVELVAELASAPATVEQLLAFKPGDFIELDLNPLIQTKIDGVPVFDCHYGTSNGKYALKIDKMLTSPDAGWLGARDVT, from the coding sequence ATGAACCAGCAGATTCTTTCGCAAGACGAAGTCGATGCCCTGCTCCAAGGCATCACCGGCGAGAGCCAGAAGCTCGAGGCCGAGGAGGAGCAGGTCGGCGGCATACGCGACTACAACCTGGCGAGCCAGGAACGCATCGTGCGTGGGCGCATGCCCACGATGGAGATCATCAACGAGCGTTTCGCCCGCAATATCCGCGTCGGCCTCTTCAACTTCATCCGCAAGAGCCCCGAGGTCGCCATCGGCGGCATCAAGGTGCAGAAGTACAGCGCCTTCCTGCGCGAGATCGTGGTGCCCACGAACTTCAACATCGTCTCGGTGCGCCCGCTGCGCGGTTCGGGCCTGATCGTCTGCGACCCCACCCTGGTGTTCGCGGTGATCGACTCCCTGTTCGGCGGCATCGGCAAGTTCCACGCCCGCATCGAGGGCCGCGACTTTTCCGCCACCGAGCAGCGCGTGATCCTGCGCCTGGTGGAGGTGATCACGGCCGAGTACCAGAAGGCCTGGAAGGGCGTGTACCCGCTGGAGCTGGACTACCAGCGCTCGGAGATGCAGCCCCAGTTCGCCAATATCGCCACGCCCAGCGAGATCGTGGTCTCCACCAGCTTCACGCTGGAGATCGGCGAGACCAGCGGCACGGTGTATTTCTGCATCCCCTACTCCACGCTGGAACCGATCCGCGACGTGCTCTACTCCACCACGGTGGGCGACTCGGCCGAGCCCGACCGCCGCTGGGTGAATCTGCTCAAGCACCAGATCCAGGCCGCCGAGGTGGAGCTGGTGGCCGAGCTGGCCTCGGCCCCGGCCACGGTGGAGCAGCTGCTGGCCTTCAAGCCCGGCGACTTCATCGAGCTGGACCTGAACCCGCTGATACAAACCAAGATCGATGGAGTGCCGGTCTTCGACTGCCACTACGGCACCTCCAACGGCAAATACGCCCTCAAGATTGACAAGATGCTGACCAGTCCGGATGCGGGCTGGCTGGGAGCCCGCGATGTCACCTGA
- the fliL gene encoding flagellar basal body-associated protein FliL has protein sequence MATAAAPDAAPAGGGKKKLIIIIVALVLVLVVGGVAAVLLLKKKPAAEGDGEEEAHAPAPAAHAAPKPGTPPVFVPLDPFTVNLADKDVDRFAQIGVTLEVSDPKFADQLKAYMPAIRSNILMVLSYKTSAELLSREGKEKLAREIMRESVRPVGIEIEDEEEDEATDAPKKKKKKRRAPVYNPVTNVLFSSFIVQ, from the coding sequence ATGGCCACCGCTGCCGCACCCGACGCCGCTCCCGCAGGAGGGGGCAAGAAAAAACTCATCATCATCATCGTGGCCCTGGTGCTCGTGCTGGTGGTGGGCGGCGTCGCGGCCGTGCTGCTGCTCAAGAAGAAGCCCGCCGCAGAGGGCGATGGCGAGGAAGAGGCGCATGCGCCCGCCCCCGCCGCCCATGCCGCCCCCAAGCCCGGCACGCCGCCGGTCTTCGTGCCCCTGGACCCTTTCACCGTCAATCTGGCCGACAAGGACGTGGACCGCTTCGCCCAGATCGGCGTGACCCTGGAGGTGAGCGATCCCAAGTTCGCTGACCAGCTCAAGGCCTATATGCCGGCCATCCGCAGCAATATCCTGATGGTGCTGTCCTACAAGACCTCGGCCGAGCTGCTCTCGCGCGAGGGCAAGGAAAAGCTGGCGCGCGAGATCATGCGCGAGTCGGTGCGGCCCGTGGGCATCGAGATCGAGGATGAGGAAGAAGACGAGGCCACCGACGCGCCCAAGAAGAAAAAGAAAAAGCGCCGCGCCCCCGTCTACAACCCGGTCACCAACGTCCTGTTCTCCAGCTTCATCGTGCAATGA
- a CDS encoding flagellar hook-length control protein FliK — MTPLTSSLLAGLGGASRAPLPGTTTASEGGAPNFSALLREQAKAPAAPPAPPAPVPQPTPAKAAEPAAQRASTPRPAEGKTAEARARQNEAAHKKAQSGAQGSQGSQPAPEGQAAQRAAAGSGEGDTAAETQDRTQAGVDAAADQAAQAATPGIPTPLTPGQVQASVQALLGETVPTEAAAQAALAQGAAPGQAAPAGAESADPTARPAAAGGTEALKGTGGRGPHEAHGGEDLSTESAAAGRAGRGEDAGDGRQLTQTAEKDGAAAPSFAARLEQAQSLPAESLRALHGAQGSAAAETQAARNSPAVALAQPLHSSEFAPEMAARVSVLAAEGVQRAELHLNPAEMGPVQVQIVVDGQQAQVSFMSDQAETRAVLERGLPELASALRDSGLTLSGGGVFQQPREQRDPSAQQQSGEAQGRGAGRGEAGGTAAGTEALAAAPRPAARTRGVVDVYA; from the coding sequence ATGACGCCTCTGACCAGCTCCCTGCTCGCCGGCCTGGGTGGCGCTTCGCGCGCGCCTCTGCCCGGCACAACCACCGCCTCCGAAGGTGGCGCGCCCAACTTCTCGGCCCTGCTGCGCGAGCAGGCCAAGGCCCCGGCCGCACCGCCCGCACCGCCCGCCCCAGTGCCCCAGCCGACCCCCGCCAAGGCCGCAGAGCCCGCCGCCCAGCGCGCCAGCACGCCGCGCCCCGCCGAGGGCAAGACGGCCGAGGCCCGCGCCCGCCAGAATGAGGCGGCACACAAGAAAGCCCAGTCCGGCGCACAAGGCAGCCAGGGCTCGCAGCCCGCCCCTGAGGGCCAGGCCGCCCAGCGTGCTGCGGCCGGCTCGGGCGAGGGTGATACGGCAGCCGAGACCCAGGACCGCACCCAGGCCGGCGTGGATGCAGCGGCCGACCAGGCCGCCCAGGCAGCCACCCCCGGCATCCCCACCCCGCTCACGCCCGGCCAGGTCCAGGCCTCCGTCCAGGCCCTGCTGGGCGAGACCGTGCCCACCGAGGCCGCGGCCCAGGCCGCCCTGGCGCAGGGCGCGGCCCCGGGCCAGGCCGCCCCGGCCGGCGCCGAGAGCGCAGATCCGACCGCCCGCCCGGCTGCCGCTGGCGGCACCGAAGCCCTCAAGGGCACGGGCGGACGCGGCCCCCATGAGGCGCACGGCGGCGAGGACCTGAGCACCGAGAGCGCCGCCGCTGGCCGTGCCGGCCGCGGCGAGGACGCCGGCGATGGCCGCCAACTCACCCAGACCGCCGAGAAGGACGGCGCCGCTGCGCCCAGCTTTGCCGCGCGCCTGGAGCAGGCCCAGAGCCTGCCGGCGGAGTCCCTGCGCGCCCTGCATGGCGCCCAGGGCTCGGCCGCCGCCGAGACCCAGGCCGCGCGCAACAGCCCGGCCGTGGCCCTGGCCCAGCCCCTGCACAGCAGCGAGTTCGCCCCCGAGATGGCCGCACGGGTGAGCGTGCTGGCAGCCGAGGGTGTGCAGCGCGCCGAGCTGCACCTGAACCCCGCCGAGATGGGGCCGGTGCAGGTGCAGATCGTGGTGGACGGCCAGCAGGCCCAGGTGTCCTTCATGAGCGATCAGGCCGAGACCCGTGCCGTGCTGGAACGCGGCCTGCCCGAACTCGCCAGCGCCCTGCGCGACAGCGGCCTGACCCTGAGCGGCGGCGGCGTGTTCCAGCAGCCGCGCGAGCAGCGCGACCCCTCGGCTCAGCAGCAGTCCGGCGAGGCCCAGGGCCGTGGCGCGGGCCGCGGCGAAGCCGGCGGCACTGCGGCCGGCACCGAGGCCCTGGCCGCCGCGCCCCGACCCGCAGCCCGCACGCGCGGGGTGGTGGACGTCTACGCCTGA
- the fliJ gene encoding flagellar export protein FliJ yields MSTQALNILLERAEAERDDALAKLQELQRQAEAAQAQAQQLGQYRSDYQQRWTQQFARQTTIDIVGHYQNFGQRLDQAIAQQGAVSQFAQQRVERAREALRDLELRVASVRKLIERRQGELRRSAQRREQKATDEQAARAALSQMNPFVRLSA; encoded by the coding sequence ATGAGCACCCAAGCCCTGAACATCCTGCTGGAGCGCGCCGAAGCCGAGCGCGACGACGCCCTGGCCAAGCTGCAGGAACTGCAGCGCCAGGCCGAGGCCGCCCAGGCCCAGGCCCAGCAGCTGGGCCAGTACCGCAGCGACTACCAGCAGCGCTGGACCCAGCAGTTCGCGCGCCAGACCACGATAGACATCGTGGGCCATTACCAGAATTTCGGTCAGCGCCTGGACCAGGCCATCGCCCAGCAAGGTGCGGTGAGCCAGTTCGCCCAGCAGCGCGTGGAGCGCGCCCGCGAGGCCCTGCGCGACCTGGAGCTGCGTGTGGCCTCGGTGCGCAAGCTGATCGAGCGCCGCCAGGGCGAGCTGCGCCGCAGCGCCCAGCGCCGCGAGCAGAAGGCCACCGACGAGCAGGCCGCCCGCGCCGCGCTCTCTCAGATGAACCCCTTTGTGCGCCTGAGCGCCTGA
- the fliI gene encoding flagellar protein export ATPase FliI has translation MDAPYSPTPPLAAGRQERWTRYLDDLQSFAATPVPLEPQGKLVRVAGLVLEATGVKVPVGSVCEIHPPRLGNSSRRGSAPVKAEVVGFSGDRAFLMPTDEVQGLSSGALVLPRFTPPRAPQLGKPQHPWRRDEDRGLHLPMGSGLLGRVVDPHGHPLDRRGPLDLVHDEPMIRRPINAMDRDPVRTPLDTGVRSINAMLTVGRGQRLGLFAGTGVGKSVLLGMMARYTQADVIVVGLIGERGREVKEFIEDILGEEGLARSVVVAAPADAPPLVRMQGATYATAIAEHFRDQGLHVLLLMDSLTRYAMAQREIALAIGEPPATKGYPPSCFAKLPQLVERSGNGLAGEGSITAFYTVLSEGDDQQDPIADAARGILDGHIVLSRELAEAGHYPAIDIERSISRVMSNVAPQAHLEAARRFRQLLAKYNKARDLIQLGAYQSGHDHELDLAVRLHPDMIRLLQQDMHSPAGLDESVGQLEMVVNQP, from the coding sequence ATGGACGCCCCCTACAGCCCCACCCCGCCGCTGGCCGCCGGCCGCCAGGAGCGCTGGACCCGCTATCTGGACGATCTGCAGTCCTTCGCCGCCACGCCCGTGCCCCTGGAGCCCCAGGGCAAGCTGGTGCGCGTGGCCGGTCTGGTGCTGGAAGCCACCGGCGTCAAGGTGCCGGTGGGCTCGGTCTGCGAGATCCATCCGCCGCGCCTGGGCAACAGCTCGCGCCGCGGCAGCGCCCCGGTCAAGGCCGAGGTGGTGGGCTTCTCGGGTGACCGCGCCTTCCTGATGCCCACCGACGAGGTGCAGGGTCTCTCCAGCGGCGCCCTGGTGCTGCCGCGCTTCACCCCGCCGCGCGCGCCCCAGCTGGGCAAGCCCCAGCACCCCTGGCGCCGCGACGAAGACCGCGGCCTGCACCTGCCCATGGGCAGCGGCCTGCTGGGCCGCGTGGTGGACCCGCACGGTCACCCGCTGGACCGCCGCGGCCCGCTGGACCTGGTGCATGACGAGCCCATGATCCGCCGCCCTATCAACGCCATGGACCGCGATCCGGTGCGCACCCCGCTGGACACCGGCGTGCGCTCCATCAACGCCATGCTCACCGTGGGCCGCGGCCAGCGTCTGGGCCTGTTCGCCGGCACCGGCGTGGGCAAGTCGGTGCTGCTGGGCATGATGGCGCGCTACACCCAGGCCGATGTGATCGTGGTGGGCCTGATCGGCGAGCGCGGCCGCGAGGTCAAGGAATTCATCGAGGACATCCTGGGCGAGGAAGGCCTGGCCCGCTCCGTGGTGGTGGCCGCGCCGGCGGACGCCCCGCCCCTGGTGCGCATGCAGGGCGCCACCTATGCCACGGCCATCGCCGAGCATTTCCGCGACCAGGGCTTGCATGTGCTGCTGCTGATGGACTCGCTCACCCGCTACGCCATGGCCCAGCGCGAGATCGCGCTGGCCATCGGCGAGCCGCCGGCCACCAAGGGCTATCCGCCCAGCTGCTTCGCCAAGCTGCCCCAGCTGGTGGAGCGCAGCGGCAACGGCCTGGCCGGCGAAGGCTCGATCACCGCCTTCTACACCGTGCTGAGCGAGGGCGACGACCAGCAGGACCCGATTGCCGACGCCGCCCGCGGCATCCTGGACGGCCATATCGTGCTCTCGCGCGAGCTGGCCGAGGCCGGCCACTATCCCGCCATCGACATCGAGCGCTCGATCTCGCGCGTGATGAGCAATGTGGCGCCCCAGGCCCATCTGGAGGCGGCCCGCCGCTTCCGCCAGCTGCTGGCCAAGTACAACAAGGCGCGCGACCTGATCCAGCTCGGCGCCTACCAGAGCGGTCACGACCACGAGCTCGACCTCGCCGTGCGCCTGCACCCCGACATGATCCGCCTGCTTCAGCAGGACATGCACAGCCCCGCCGGCCTGGACGAGAGCGTCGGCCAGCTCGAGATGGTGGTCAATCAGCCGTGA
- a CDS encoding FliH/SctL family protein gives MPPRQPPPRQVPPPERRSGDERRGAYSRIIPREELSGFSAWTPGALEGAPEARRPPVYAPAPPAPPPAAAPAPEPEPQLDELLHSARQAGYQDGYRDGMAALDAFKKSFAQQMSAQIGQLVQSFDAEFREMEEQMAQALAAMATELARQVVRSELSQRPELIAHVAHDAVEALQLSARHVRVRVNPEDLPLVLEGAGEEMKAREAQIIPDAEVARGGCKVDSDIGSVDATLPARWLQISAAMGQQSLWEDRRAGEVPAADIGEGR, from the coding sequence ATGCCTCCGCGCCAACCGCCCCCCCGTCAGGTTCCCCCGCCCGAGCGCCGCTCCGGCGACGAGCGCCGCGGCGCCTACAGCCGCATCATCCCGCGTGAGGAGCTCTCGGGCTTCTCGGCCTGGACCCCCGGTGCGCTCGAGGGCGCGCCCGAGGCCCGCCGTCCGCCCGTCTACGCCCCCGCGCCGCCGGCCCCGCCGCCCGCGGCCGCCCCGGCACCCGAACCCGAACCGCAGCTGGACGAGCTGCTGCACAGCGCCCGCCAGGCCGGCTACCAGGACGGCTACCGCGACGGCATGGCCGCGCTGGACGCCTTCAAGAAGAGCTTTGCCCAGCAGATGAGCGCCCAGATCGGCCAGCTGGTGCAGAGCTTCGACGCCGAGTTCCGCGAGATGGAAGAGCAGATGGCCCAGGCCCTGGCCGCCATGGCCACCGAGCTGGCCCGCCAGGTGGTGCGCAGCGAGCTGAGCCAGCGCCCCGAGCTGATCGCCCATGTGGCGCATGACGCGGTCGAGGCCCTGCAGCTCTCGGCCCGCCATGTGCGCGTGCGCGTCAACCCCGAGGACCTGCCCCTGGTGCTGGAGGGCGCCGGCGAGGAGATGAAGGCCCGCGAGGCCCAGATCATCCCCGATGCCGAAGTGGCCCGCGGCGGCTGCAAGGTCGACTCCGACATCGGCAGCGTGGACGCCACCCTGCCCGCACGCTGGCTGCAGATCAGCGCCGCCATGGGCCAGCAGTCGCTGTGGGAAGACCGCCGCGCAGGCGAGGTCCCGGCTGCCGATATTGGCGAAGGCCGTTGA
- the fliG gene encoding flagellar motor switch protein FliG translates to MDDQGVEDAAILLMSLGEEEASEVFKHLQPKEVQRLGETIAKLKVIPRERVEAVLTRFDAVAETQSMLVNDTDEYVRNVLRKALGDDKANLLLDRILQGGDVSSIESLKWMDAASVAELLRNEHPQIIAAILAHLDFDQTSSVLKVFTERQRNEVLIRIATLDGIQPMALKDLNEVMSQVLAGGERMKKSNLGGVKTAAEIINMMGSSVEASVLDYIREADTDLAQKIMDNMFTFDDLEKIDDRGIQAVLKEVQSESLVVALKGAGPELREKVFRNMSSRAAETLREDLESRGPVRLSEVEAEQKEMLKIVRRLVDEGTIMLAGGGDDQFL, encoded by the coding sequence ATGGACGATCAAGGCGTAGAAGACGCAGCCATCCTGCTGATGTCGCTGGGCGAAGAGGAGGCCTCCGAGGTCTTCAAGCATCTGCAGCCCAAGGAGGTGCAGCGCCTGGGCGAGACCATTGCCAAGCTCAAGGTGATCCCGCGCGAGCGCGTGGAAGCGGTGCTGACCCGCTTCGACGCGGTGGCCGAGACCCAGAGCATGCTGGTCAACGACACCGACGAATACGTGCGCAATGTGCTGCGCAAGGCCCTGGGCGACGACAAGGCCAATCTGCTGCTGGACCGCATCCTGCAAGGCGGCGATGTCTCCAGCATCGAGAGCCTGAAGTGGATGGACGCGGCCTCGGTGGCCGAGCTGCTGCGCAACGAACACCCGCAGATCATCGCCGCCATCCTGGCCCACCTGGACTTCGACCAGACCTCCTCGGTGCTCAAGGTCTTCACCGAACGCCAGCGCAACGAGGTGCTGATCCGCATCGCCACGCTGGACGGCATCCAGCCCATGGCGCTCAAGGACCTCAACGAGGTGATGAGCCAGGTGCTGGCCGGCGGCGAGCGCATGAAGAAGTCCAACCTCGGCGGCGTCAAGACCGCGGCCGAGATCATCAACATGATGGGCTCCTCGGTCGAGGCCTCGGTGCTGGACTACATCCGCGAGGCCGACACCGACCTGGCCCAGAAGATCATGGACAACATGTTCACCTTCGACGATCTGGAGAAGATCGACGACCGCGGCATCCAGGCCGTGCTCAAGGAGGTGCAGAGCGAATCCCTGGTCGTGGCCCTCAAGGGCGCCGGCCCCGAGCTGCGCGAGAAGGTCTTCCGCAATATGTCCAGCCGCGCGGCCGAGACCCTGCGCGAGGACCTGGAGTCGCGCGGCCCGGTGCGCCTGTCCGAGGTGGAGGCCGAGCAGAAGGAAATGCTCAAGATCGTGCGTCGTCTGGTGGACGAAGGCACCATCATGCTGGCCGGCGGCGGCGACGACCAGTTCCTGTAA
- the fliF gene encoding flagellar basal-body MS-ring/collar protein FliF: MDNALATPAPTALVEPAQAAQPAGFAARLAALPLRSKLGLGLGLATLAGVVLAITLYSSQGDYRPVFTGLSDKDGGAVIAQLAQMNVPYRHEPGGTILVPAAQVYDVRMKLASAGLPKGSTVGFELMDKTSIGQTQFNERLNFQRALEGELTRTITALADVQDARVHLAMPQQNGFFREQQKPSASVMLTLRGGRALDRAQVAGIVHLVSASVPELSPKAVSVLDSTGALLSNNNDNQNGLDSQQLQYKQQVEANLHKRIYELLEPVVGRDNLRATVTADLDFSQIESTAEEYKPNQGANAQASVRSQQSQEAINANPQLPTGVPGAATNQPPVPATAPINGQAQALQPAQGGAGGQQSTRRENVTNYELDKTVRVTRNAVGTVRRLNAAVVVNHRSATDAKGKTTSQPVSAEELTKLTELVREALGYSQDRGDSIKVISAPFVLDKPTEVDVPLWKQPWLIDLLRSAAVPLALVLVALIAVFGLVRPAIRAARPPEPDPAAAAAEAEAGKQLDAVVDDAHELPGGLPALEAPASNDKLERARQLARENPVAVANIMRSWIHGEDEA, translated from the coding sequence ATGGACAACGCCCTCGCCACTCCCGCCCCCACCGCCCTGGTGGAGCCGGCCCAAGCCGCCCAGCCGGCCGGCTTTGCCGCGCGTCTGGCGGCCCTGCCCCTGCGCAGCAAGCTGGGTCTGGGCCTGGGTCTGGCCACCCTGGCCGGCGTGGTGCTGGCCATCACCCTCTACTCCTCCCAGGGCGACTATCGCCCGGTCTTCACCGGCCTGTCCGACAAGGATGGCGGCGCCGTCATCGCCCAGCTGGCCCAGATGAACGTGCCCTACCGCCACGAGCCGGGCGGCACCATCCTGGTTCCGGCCGCCCAGGTCTACGACGTGCGCATGAAGCTGGCCTCGGCCGGCCTGCCCAAGGGCAGCACCGTGGGCTTCGAGCTGATGGACAAGACCTCCATCGGCCAGACCCAGTTCAACGAACGCCTGAACTTCCAGCGCGCGCTGGAGGGCGAGCTGACCCGCACCATCACCGCCCTGGCCGATGTGCAGGACGCCCGCGTGCACCTGGCCATGCCGCAGCAGAACGGCTTCTTCCGCGAGCAGCAGAAGCCCAGCGCCTCGGTCATGCTGACCCTGCGCGGCGGCCGCGCGCTGGACCGCGCCCAGGTGGCCGGCATCGTGCACCTGGTCTCGGCCTCGGTGCCCGAGCTCAGCCCCAAGGCCGTGTCGGTGCTGGACAGCACCGGCGCCCTGCTCTCCAACAACAACGACAACCAGAACGGCCTGGACAGCCAGCAGCTGCAGTACAAGCAGCAGGTCGAGGCCAATCTGCACAAGCGCATCTACGAGCTGCTGGAGCCGGTGGTGGGTCGCGACAATCTGCGTGCCACCGTCACCGCCGACCTCGACTTCTCCCAGATCGAGTCCACCGCCGAGGAATACAAGCCCAACCAGGGCGCCAATGCCCAGGCCTCGGTGCGCAGCCAGCAGAGCCAGGAAGCGATCAACGCCAACCCGCAGCTGCCCACCGGCGTGCCCGGAGCCGCCACCAACCAGCCGCCCGTGCCGGCCACCGCGCCCATCAACGGCCAGGCCCAGGCCCTGCAGCCCGCCCAAGGCGGTGCCGGCGGCCAGCAGAGCACCCGCCGCGAGAACGTCACCAACTACGAGCTGGACAAGACCGTGCGCGTCACCCGCAATGCGGTGGGCACGGTCCGGCGCCTGAATGCCGCGGTGGTGGTCAACCACCGCAGCGCCACCGACGCCAAGGGCAAGACCACCAGCCAGCCGGTCTCGGCCGAGGAGCTCACCAAGCTGACCGAGCTGGTGCGCGAGGCCCTGGGCTACAGCCAGGACCGTGGCGACTCCATCAAGGTGATCTCCGCGCCCTTCGTGCTGGACAAGCCCACCGAGGTGGACGTGCCGCTGTGGAAGCAGCCCTGGCTGATCGATCTGCTGCGCTCCGCCGCCGTGCCCCTGGCCCTGGTGCTGGTGGCCCTGATCGCGGTCTTCGGCCTGGTGCGTCCGGCCATCCGCGCCGCCCGTCCGCCCGAGCCCGACCCGGCCGCAGCGGCAGCCGAGGCCGAAGCCGGCAAGCAGCTCGACGCCGTGGTGGATGACGCCCACGAGCTGCCCGGCGGCCTGCCCGCCCTGGAGGCCCCGGCCTCCAACGACAAGCTCGAGCGGGCCCGCCAGCTGGCGCGTGAGAACCCGGTGGCCGTGGCCAACATCATGCGCAGCTGGATCCACGGCGAAGACGAGGCCTGA